A stretch of the Tannerella serpentiformis genome encodes the following:
- a CDS encoding undecaprenyl-diphosphate phosphatase produces MNEAEAIVLGLIQGLTEFLPVSSSGHLTIAGTLFGMNSGKEMLAFTTLLHVATVFSTLVVLRSEIGELIRGLFAFRRNDETAMVGKLLLSAVPVGIVGLFFRDWVEAVFGEGLLVVGCMLLLTALLLGLASFIKPRMEKPEISYRDAFVIGVAQACAVMPGLSRSGTTIATGLVLGNKREAVAKFSFLMVLIPVLGEALLDVVKILKAGSTEATFGGISPAAMVLGFLAAFVTGVMACRWMIGVVKRGRLIYFAIYCVIAGAVAIVYSLL; encoded by the coding sequence ATGAACGAGGCGGAAGCGATTGTTCTGGGCCTGATCCAAGGCCTGACAGAGTTTCTGCCCGTCAGCAGCAGCGGCCACTTGACAATAGCGGGCACGCTGTTCGGCATGAATAGCGGGAAGGAGATGCTGGCCTTCACGACGCTGCTCCATGTGGCTACGGTATTCAGTACGTTGGTCGTGCTGCGTAGCGAGATCGGTGAGCTGATCCGCGGACTGTTTGCTTTTCGGCGAAACGACGAGACAGCGATGGTCGGTAAGCTGTTGCTGTCGGCCGTGCCAGTGGGCATTGTGGGGCTGTTCTTCCGCGACTGGGTAGAGGCTGTGTTTGGCGAGGGATTGCTCGTCGTGGGCTGCATGTTGCTGCTGACGGCGTTGCTACTCGGCTTGGCATCGTTCATAAAGCCACGGATGGAGAAGCCTGAGATCTCGTATCGCGACGCATTCGTGATCGGCGTGGCGCAAGCCTGTGCCGTGATGCCCGGACTGTCACGGTCGGGGACAACCATTGCGACGGGTCTGGTGCTGGGCAACAAGCGTGAGGCGGTAGCCAAGTTCTCGTTTCTGATGGTGCTGATCCCTGTGCTCGGTGAGGCCCTGCTGGACGTCGTGAAAATCCTCAAGGCGGGATCGACCGAGGCAACTTTCGGTGGCATTTCACCGGCGGCGATGGTGCTCGGTTTCCTGGCTGCATTCGTGACGGGCGTCATGGCTTGCCGCTGGATGATCGGCGTGGTGAAGCGCGGCCGACTGATCTATTTCGCCATCTATTGTGTCATAGCCGGAGCGGTGGCCATCGTTTATTCGCTGCTGTGA
- the truB gene encoding tRNA pseudouridine(55) synthase TruB — translation MDFLKGEIVGFDKPLDWTSFDVVNKFRYALSRRLSVKKIKVGHAGTLDPKATGVLVLCTGGATKRIEELQSHTKEYIATLRLGATTPSFDLEKPIDATYTTDHITREMVEEVLTAFTGEIRQVPPTFSACKVDGKRAYDLARRGKDVELEARPIVISEMELLDCQLPDMIRIRCVCSKGTYMRALARDIGEALQSGAHLIELQRTRSGDMTLDRCITPDQIGDFLDRALGATHSTRI, via the coding sequence ATGGACTTTCTGAAGGGGGAGATCGTAGGCTTCGACAAGCCGCTGGACTGGACGTCGTTTGACGTGGTCAACAAGTTTCGCTATGCCCTCTCACGACGCCTCAGCGTGAAGAAGATCAAGGTGGGGCACGCAGGGACGCTCGATCCGAAGGCCACGGGCGTCTTGGTGCTCTGCACGGGCGGCGCTACGAAGCGCATCGAGGAGCTGCAAAGTCACACGAAGGAATACATCGCCACACTGCGACTGGGCGCCACCACGCCCTCGTTCGACTTAGAGAAGCCCATCGACGCCACGTACACCACAGACCACATCACCCGCGAGATGGTGGAGGAAGTGCTCACGGCGTTCACGGGCGAGATCCGACAGGTGCCCCCCACATTCTCAGCCTGCAAAGTGGATGGCAAACGGGCCTACGACTTAGCTCGCCGTGGCAAGGACGTGGAGCTGGAGGCGAGGCCGATCGTCATCAGTGAGATGGAGCTGCTGGACTGCCAGTTGCCGGACATGATCCGCATCCGCTGTGTATGCAGCAAAGGCACCTACATGCGGGCCTTGGCGCGTGACATCGGCGAGGCGCTCCAGTCGGGCGCCCACCTCATCGAACTACAACGTACACGCAGCGGCGACATGACGCTCGACCGCTGCATCACCCCGGATCAGATCGGGGATTTCTTAGACCGTGCCCTCGGCGCGACGCATTCAACACGTATTTAA
- the queA gene encoding tRNA preQ1(34) S-adenosylmethionine ribosyltransferase-isomerase QueA encodes MKLSRYKFTLPPELIATHPAPYRDESRLMVVHRDTGKIEHRVFKDLVKYFGAGDVFVMNNTRVFPARLYGNKEKTGARIEVFLLRELNESLRLWDVLVDPARKIRIGNKLYFGKNENMDDLVAEVIDNTTSRGRTLRFLCEGDHDAFKKKLYELGQTPIPKYMNREAEDEDKERYQTIYATEEGAVVAPAAGLHFSRELMRRLEIKDSRFVYLTVHSGLGIYREIDVEDLSKHKIDSEQMIIGRETIDAVNTAIDTNHRVCAVGTSVMRAIETAVGTDGHLKEFDGWTNKFIFIPYEFSIANSMITNFHQPYSTLLLMTAAFAGYELTMEAYDIAIKEKYRFCAYGDAMLIL; translated from the coding sequence ATGAAACTTTCGAGATACAAATTCACCCTGCCCCCAGAACTGATCGCTACGCACCCCGCGCCCTACCGCGACGAGTCACGCCTCATGGTGGTGCACCGCGACACGGGTAAGATCGAACATCGGGTTTTCAAAGACCTGGTCAAATACTTCGGCGCCGGCGACGTGTTTGTGATGAACAACACGCGCGTCTTCCCCGCCCGCCTCTATGGCAACAAGGAGAAGACCGGCGCACGGATCGAGGTCTTCCTGCTGCGCGAGTTGAACGAGAGCCTGCGCCTGTGGGACGTGCTGGTCGACCCTGCGCGTAAGATCCGCATCGGCAACAAACTCTATTTCGGTAAGAATGAAAACATGGATGATCTCGTCGCCGAGGTGATCGACAACACTACCTCGCGCGGACGTACGCTGCGCTTCCTCTGCGAAGGCGATCACGATGCCTTCAAAAAGAAACTCTATGAACTGGGCCAAACACCGATACCGAAGTACATGAACCGCGAGGCCGAGGATGAAGACAAGGAGCGCTACCAGACCATCTACGCCACCGAAGAGGGCGCCGTCGTAGCCCCCGCTGCCGGACTCCACTTCAGCCGCGAGCTGATGCGCCGACTCGAGATCAAGGACAGCCGCTTCGTCTACCTCACCGTCCACTCTGGGCTGGGCATCTATCGCGAAATCGACGTCGAGGATCTCTCCAAACACAAGATCGACTCCGAGCAGATGATCATTGGTCGCGAGACGATCGACGCCGTCAATACGGCCATCGACACCAACCATCGCGTCTGCGCCGTCGGCACCTCCGTCATGCGCGCCATCGAGACGGCCGTCGGTACGGACGGGCATCTCAAGGAGTTTGACGGCTGGACGAACAAGTTCATCTTCATCCCCTACGAGTTCTCCATCGCCAACTCGATGATCACCAACTTCCATCAGCCTTACTCCACACTGCTGCTGATGACGGCCGCCTTCGCAGGCTATGAGCTGACGATGGAAGCCTACGACATCGCCATCAAGGAGAAATATCGCTTCTGCGCCTATGGCGACGCGATGCTTATCCTGTAA
- the folK gene encoding 2-amino-4-hydroxy-6-hydroxymethyldihydropteridine diphosphokinase — protein sequence MSDVYLSLGSNLGDRHRLITSAIALLAERAGRTIAVSRCYETAPWGFQSAHPFLNVALSLRTDLAPLPLLDLTQQIERELGRTVKSSPGGTYADRPIDIDLIFYADTCLDTPRLTLPHPLMHLRRFVLEPLAEIAPTIVHPTLGRTVSELLEQCSE from the coding sequence ATGTCTGACGTCTACCTCAGCCTCGGTTCCAACTTAGGCGACCGGCACCGACTGATCACATCGGCCATCGCGCTACTGGCCGAACGGGCTGGCAGGACGATCGCCGTGTCACGTTGCTATGAGACCGCGCCGTGGGGTTTCCAATCGGCCCACCCCTTCCTCAACGTCGCCCTCAGCCTCCGCACCGACCTCGCCCCCCTACCCTTGCTCGACCTGACGCAACAGATTGAGCGTGAGCTGGGCCGCACCGTCAAATCCTCGCCCGGGGGCACCTACGCCGATCGTCCGATCGACATCGACCTCATCTTCTATGCCGACACCTGTCTCGACACGCCCCGCCTAACCCTGCCCCACCCACTGATGCACCTGCGACGCTTCGTCCTCGAGCCGCTCGCAGAGATCGCCCCCACGATCGTCCACCCCACGCTCGGTCGCACAGTCAGCGAACTGCTGGAGCAGTGCTCGGAGTGA
- a CDS encoding alpha/beta hydrolase, translated as MMRKLRNILLTLLLLAIVALTAGSFFLLNHALRPADNKGRDTEGSYAYMFQTYPFLRPWVDSLRRAGALRDTFIIADDGVRLHALYARATRPTRRSAVIVHGYKDCAVRMLMIGYLYHHDLGFNILLPDLYGAGQSGGDYIRMGWLDRYDVIRWTCVADELFGPEATIAVHGISMGAATTMMVAGEKQQADVRCFVEDCGYTSVWDEFAKELRAQYGLPEMPLLYTTSMLCRARYGWDFLQASSLAQVAASELPIFFIHGETDDYVPTEMVHPLYEAKRRGGRELWIAPGSAHAFSYHDHRAEYTARVRAFVRRYM; from the coding sequence ATGATGAGAAAACTACGCAACATCCTGCTCACACTGCTGCTGCTCGCCATCGTGGCGCTCACCGCAGGCAGCTTCTTCTTGCTCAACCATGCCCTCCGACCGGCCGACAATAAGGGGCGCGACACGGAGGGATCGTACGCCTACATGTTTCAGACTTACCCCTTCCTGCGGCCTTGGGTGGACAGCCTCCGCCGTGCGGGTGCCCTGCGCGACACGTTCATCATCGCCGACGATGGCGTCCGCCTGCATGCCCTCTACGCCCGCGCCACACGGCCCACGCGCCGATCGGCCGTCATCGTCCACGGCTACAAGGATTGCGCTGTGCGTATGCTCATGATCGGCTATCTCTATCACCACGACCTGGGCTTCAACATCCTCCTGCCCGACCTCTACGGCGCCGGTCAAAGCGGTGGCGATTATATCCGTATGGGCTGGCTCGACCGCTACGACGTGATCCGTTGGACGTGCGTCGCCGACGAGCTCTTCGGCCCCGAGGCCACGATCGCCGTGCACGGCATATCGATGGGCGCCGCCACGACGATGATGGTGGCCGGCGAAAAGCAGCAGGCCGACGTGCGATGCTTCGTCGAAGACTGTGGCTACACCAGCGTCTGGGACGAGTTTGCCAAGGAGCTACGCGCGCAGTACGGCCTGCCCGAGATGCCCCTGCTCTACACCACCAGCATGCTCTGCCGCGCGCGTTACGGATGGGACTTCCTGCAGGCCTCGTCGCTGGCGCAAGTGGCCGCTTCGGAGCTACCCATCTTCTTCATCCACGGCGAGACAGATGACTATGTGCCCACCGAGATGGTTCACCCCCTCTACGAGGCCAAACGCCGTGGCGGCCGCGAGCTCTGGATCGCCCCCGGGTCAGCCCACGCCTTCTCCTATCACGATCACCGCGCCGAATACACCGCCCGCGTCCGCGCCTTCGTCCGGCGGTATATGTGA
- a CDS encoding type II toxin-antitoxin system YafQ family toxin translates to MRFKRDLKKFRHMPEKRAKITKAIQILAEGLPIPLSMRPHKLIGDYAGYMELHIEGDLLLIWIELNANNEEIIRLSRIGSHSELFGT, encoded by the coding sequence GTGAGGTTCAAGAGAGACCTCAAGAAGTTTCGCCACATGCCGGAGAAGCGAGCCAAGATCACGAAGGCGATCCAAATACTGGCAGAAGGACTCCCGATTCCTTTATCCATGCGGCCTCATAAACTCATCGGCGACTATGCCGGATACATGGAGCTTCACATCGAAGGCGATCTTCTTTTGATCTGGATAGAACTTAACGCAAACAACGAAGAGATCATCCGGCTCTCTCGCATAGGATCCCATTCCGAACTGTTTGGAACATAG